From the Desulfovibrio sp. JY genome, one window contains:
- the gltX gene encoding glutamate--tRNA ligase, whose product MSTIVTRFAPSPTGYLHIGGARTAIFNWLLARHTGGKFLLRIEDTDLVRSNADMTKSILDAMEWLGLDHDGEITYQSQRFDIYNEYIDKLLATGHAYWCSCTPEEVEAMREEARQKGLKPKYSGRCREAGLGPGPGRVVRLKAPIAGATVVDDMVKGPVSFDNAELDDMVLRRPDGSPTYNMAVVVDDATMGVTHIIRGDDHLNNTPRQILIYKALDLPLPRFGHVPMILGPDKKKLSKRHGATAVMEYETEGFLPEAMLNGLVRLGWSSGDQELFSREELVELFSTDNLGSSAAVFDQAKLLWLNAHYIKESPASRLAVLVNSFLERKGYPSQDLEYLARIVPLLQPRAQTLAEMADKTECFVVRTDDLVYDMKAVQKFLTPEVREHLTDVRAILEALCCFDEAAMEQAVAAYLEAKELKFKKLAQPIRVAITGGTASPGLFETMAVMGKKRVLARIDRALAL is encoded by the coding sequence ATGAGCACCATCGTTACCCGTTTCGCCCCGAGCCCCACCGGCTACCTGCATATCGGCGGCGCGCGCACGGCCATTTTCAACTGGCTGCTGGCCCGCCACACCGGCGGCAAATTTCTGCTGCGCATCGAGGACACGGACCTGGTCCGGTCCAACGCCGACATGACCAAATCCATCCTCGACGCCATGGAGTGGCTCGGCCTCGACCATGACGGCGAGATCACCTACCAAAGCCAGCGCTTCGACATCTATAACGAGTACATCGACAAGCTGCTCGCAACCGGCCACGCCTACTGGTGCTCGTGCACGCCCGAGGAAGTCGAGGCCATGCGCGAGGAAGCGAGGCAAAAGGGCCTCAAGCCCAAGTATTCCGGCCGCTGCCGCGAGGCGGGCCTCGGCCCCGGGCCGGGCCGGGTGGTGCGGCTCAAGGCCCCCATTGCCGGCGCGACCGTGGTCGACGACATGGTCAAGGGGCCGGTCTCCTTCGACAACGCCGAGCTCGACGACATGGTCCTGCGCCGCCCGGACGGCTCGCCGACCTACAACATGGCCGTGGTGGTCGACGACGCCACCATGGGCGTCACCCACATCATCCGGGGCGACGACCATTTGAACAACACCCCGCGCCAGATCCTCATCTACAAGGCCCTGGACCTGCCCCTGCCGCGCTTCGGCCATGTGCCCATGATCCTTGGCCCGGACAAGAAAAAGCTCTCCAAGCGCCACGGGGCCACGGCGGTCATGGAGTACGAGACCGAGGGCTTCCTGCCCGAAGCCATGCTCAACGGCCTGGTGCGCCTGGGCTGGTCCTCCGGCGACCAGGAGCTTTTCTCCCGCGAGGAGCTGGTCGAACTTTTCTCCACGGACAACCTCGGCAGTTCGGCCGCCGTGTTCGACCAGGCCAAGCTCCTGTGGTTAAACGCCCACTATATCAAGGAAAGCCCGGCCTCGCGCCTGGCGGTGCTGGTCAACTCGTTCCTCGAGCGCAAGGGCTATCCGTCCCAGGACCTGGAATACCTGGCCCGCATCGTGCCGCTTTTGCAGCCGCGCGCCCAGACGTTGGCCGAGATGGCGGACAAGACCGAATGCTTCGTCGTCCGCACGGACGATCTGGTCTACGACATGAAGGCGGTGCAGAAGTTTCTCACTCCCGAGGTGCGCGAGCACCTCACCGACGTGCGCGCCATCCTCGAGGCCCTGTGCTGCTTCGACGAGGCCGCCATGGAGCAGGCGGTGGCCGCCTATCTCGAGGCCAAGGAGCTCAAGTTCAAAAAGCTCGCCCAGCCCATCCGCG
- a CDS encoding NifU family protein — protein MREKVEAALAKIRPSLQADGGDVELVEVTDGGIVKVRLTGACKGCPMSQMTLKNGIERILMQEVPGVKAVEPV, from the coding sequence ATGCGAGAGAAAGTCGAGGCCGCCCTGGCCAAGATCCGACCCAGCCTCCAAGCCGACGGCGGGGATGTGGAACTCGTCGAGGTCACCGACGGCGGCATCGTCAAGGTGCGGCTCACCGGCGCCTGCAAGGGGTGCCCCATGTCGCAGATGACGCTCAAAAACGGCATCGAACGCATCCTCATGCAGGAGGTTCCGGGCGTCAAGGCCGTGGAACCCGTCTAG
- a CDS encoding DUF4405 domain-containing protein, with protein sequence MFKKSVFLILLFSFFFLMLSALVVFIAPAARVASWADWAFLGLSRPSWEAAHLGMGLLFVVAALAHVACNRATLLDALRDADGALVLFTRPFFVGLLVAVAVFVWSLGGMPPVGQLVAVSDYFKQRAVETYGEPPYAEAQRSTLESLARRMGMDKDKALALLRLKNIKAESADMTLAEIARQNGVAPGGVFEALRMVMEPSGGNPGGLPKDPPPGLGRRKLSDICEEYGLPQATAMSRLAAAGMKAQPSWTLTDTAKANNVLPIAVYEALRTEKPAPVAVEVTPTPEAATPQPVQEQESAPAEQPQPVRQAAPVQEPTPIQAAPQQAPVAQPAQPAPGVASQPGYAPTTPGAVQPAQPGYPPATAAPAQPTAPAASIPATPPPGLEKMMLQTFCREYDIPLSVAVQRLARHHITAFGDMSFEELSLENNRTPSDIMRLVVGQ encoded by the coding sequence ATGTTCAAGAAATCCGTCTTCCTGATTCTCCTTTTCTCCTTCTTTTTCCTGATGCTCTCGGCCCTGGTGGTTTTCATCGCGCCGGCGGCCCGGGTGGCCTCCTGGGCCGACTGGGCCTTTCTGGGCCTGTCCCGGCCAAGCTGGGAAGCCGCGCACCTGGGCATGGGCCTGCTTTTCGTCGTGGCCGCACTGGCCCACGTGGCCTGCAACCGGGCGACGCTGCTCGATGCCTTGCGCGACGCCGACGGCGCGCTGGTGCTTTTCACGAGACCTTTTTTCGTGGGCCTCCTCGTGGCCGTGGCGGTTTTCGTCTGGTCCCTCGGCGGCATGCCGCCGGTCGGCCAGCTGGTCGCCGTATCGGACTATTTCAAGCAGCGGGCCGTGGAGACCTACGGCGAGCCGCCCTATGCCGAGGCCCAGCGCTCGACCCTGGAAAGCCTGGCCCGGCGCATGGGCATGGACAAGGACAAGGCGCTCGCCCTGCTGCGGCTGAAAAACATCAAGGCCGAAAGCGCGGACATGACGCTGGCCGAGATCGCCCGGCAAAACGGGGTGGCCCCGGGCGGGGTGTTCGAGGCCCTGCGCATGGTCATGGAGCCTTCGGGCGGCAACCCGGGCGGACTGCCCAAGGACCCGCCCCCGGGCCTTGGCCGGCGCAAGCTTTCCGATATCTGCGAGGAATACGGCCTGCCCCAGGCCACGGCCATGTCCCGGCTCGCCGCCGCTGGGATGAAGGCCCAGCCGTCCTGGACGCTGACCGACACGGCCAAGGCCAACAACGTGCTGCCCATCGCCGTCTACGAGGCCCTGCGCACGGAAAAGCCCGCCCCGGTGGCTGTGGAGGTCACGCCCACGCCCGAGGCCGCGACGCCCCAGCCGGTCCAGGAGCAGGAAAGCGCCCCTGCCGAGCAGCCCCAGCCGGTCCGGCAAGCGGCTCCCGTCCAGGAACCGACGCCCATCCAGGCCGCGCCGCAACAGGCTCCCGTGGCCCAGCCCGCGCAACCCGCTCCCGGCGTCGCTTCCCAGCCGGGGTATGCGCCAACGACGCCGGGAGCGGTCCAGCCCGCCCAGCCGGGCTATCCGCCGGCAACCGCCGCGCCGGCCCAGCCCACGGCTCCGGCCGCGTCGATACCGGCCACCCCGCCGCCGGGACTGGAGAAAATGATGCTGCAGACCTTTTGCCGCGAATACGACATTCCGCTTTCGGTGGCCGTGCAGCGGCTGGCCCGGCACCACATCACGGCCTTCGGCGACATGAGCTTCGAGGAGCTGTCGCTGGAAAATAACCGCACTCCCTCCGACATCATGCGTCTGGTCGTCGGCCAGTAG
- a CDS encoding zinc-ribbon domain-containing protein, translated as MRITCPQCGYFRELPDKKIPVTSTMATCPKCRHRFKFRTDNDSDSRTAAHDREPLRSHGDVSSWRRPGPAAQAETAAPPVTHWESPHQDEAPEDLAPPSVRSKVPAPKAEDAVPEEAPDEQAHTPPRDHQWSQVAQEVAASRPEPAATSGHDDEVEADAASPAPGDDRPGESAPAEPPRDSAEAAPGAARRDAPDDMAITREDATESPEVPPKRHGPSDGQRAGDGVRDIWARLQAMDASPSRKRAAKSEAPVDEEDEADDAPEDANTPPRETVTDPIPWERVDAYGFFPGLFRTLKKILFTPVDFFSDMPLGRPKGKALVFNLLISEFLLVIDFLWSIMGLRARIGDPGQADPLGAAAATPGLGFLIALLLVPLAITFGIYLDAWLTHLLLRLFRSANKGFNETFRVLCYSAAPTVLSAVPVAGQILSPVILVWYMVLQAIGLKKVHQGAYTQTLAVIFIKWSIYLFLLLAMLQNFTPGR; from the coding sequence ATGCGCATCACTTGCCCACAATGCGGCTACTTTCGGGAATTGCCCGACAAGAAAATTCCCGTGACCTCGACCATGGCCACATGTCCGAAATGTCGCCATCGGTTCAAATTCCGCACGGATAACGATTCCGATTCCCGGACCGCGGCCCACGACCGCGAGCCCCTGCGGTCCCATGGCGACGTCTCGTCCTGGCGCCGGCCCGGACCCGCCGCCCAGGCGGAAACGGCCGCCCCGCCGGTCACCCATTGGGAATCCCCCCACCAGGACGAGGCGCCCGAAGACCTCGCGCCGCCTTCCGTCCGGTCCAAGGTTCCCGCGCCCAAGGCCGAGGACGCCGTCCCGGAAGAAGCGCCCGACGAGCAGGCGCACACCCCCCCGCGCGATCACCAATGGTCCCAAGTCGCGCAGGAAGTCGCCGCCAGCAGGCCCGAACCGGCGGCAACGTCCGGCCACGACGACGAGGTCGAAGCGGACGCGGCATCTCCCGCGCCCGGTGACGACCGCCCCGGCGAGAGCGCCCCGGCCGAGCCCCCGCGCGACAGCGCCGAAGCAGCGCCCGGCGCAGCGCGGCGCGACGCTCCGGACGATATGGCGATAACCAGGGAAGACGCGACCGAAAGCCCGGAGGTTCCCCCAAAACGCCACGGCCCAAGCGACGGCCAACGGGCCGGCGACGGCGTCCGGGACATCTGGGCCAGACTCCAGGCCATGGATGCCTCGCCGTCCCGCAAGCGCGCCGCCAAATCCGAAGCGCCAGTGGACGAGGAGGACGAAGCGGACGACGCGCCGGAAGACGCCAACACGCCTCCCCGGGAAACCGTCACCGATCCCATTCCCTGGGAACGGGTGGACGCCTACGGGTTCTTCCCGGGCCTTTTCCGCACGCTCAAGAAAATCCTTTTCACGCCCGTGGATTTTTTCAGCGACATGCCCTTGGGCCGGCCCAAGGGGAAGGCGCTGGTCTTCAACCTGCTTATCAGCGAGTTCCTGCTCGTCATCGACTTTTTGTGGTCGATTATGGGCCTGCGGGCCAGGATCGGCGATCCCGGCCAGGCCGATCCCCTGGGGGCCGCCGCCGCCACGCCCGGCCTGGGATTTCTCATCGCGCTTTTGCTCGTGCCCCTGGCCATCACCTTCGGCATCTATCTCGACGCCTGGCTCACCCACCTGCTCTTGCGGCTTTTTCGCAGCGCCAACAAAGGCTTTAACGAGACGTTCCGCGTGCTGTGCTACAGCGCCGCGCCCACGGTCCTTTCGGCCGTGCCCGTGGCCGGCCAGATCCTCTCCCCGGTCATTCTCGTCTGGTACATGGTGCTGCAGGCCATCGGGCTCAAAAAAGTCCACCAGGGAGCCTATACCCAGACCCTGGCCGTCATCTTCATCAAATGGTCTATTTATCTCTTTCTGCTTCTGGCCATGCTGCAAAACTTCACGCCCGGCCGGTAA